Within the Senegalia massiliensis genome, the region AAAAAGGGAGATAAAATGATTATGGATGATATAGATGTTCGAAATAATTTTATTGAGGAAATGTGTGACACTCTTATGTATTTTAATGATGTTATGCTTTGTTATGATATTTCACCACAAGAGCTGGAAAAAGTATATTTGCAAAAACATCAAGCTAATATGGAACGATGGTAAATTTCAATTTGTAGTGAAACTATTAATAAGTTCTTTTAGGAGGATACATTTAATGACTAAAATAGCTTTGGATAAAACAATAAAAGGCACAATTCTTGATATAGGTGGCGGTGGTGAAGGGATTATTGGCAGACTTTATAAGTCACAAGTTACTGCTATAGATAATAGG harbors:
- a CDS encoding nucleotide pyrophosphohydrolase; the encoded protein is MSGFNFEKMQEIQKELQEKYKDKWNPLSPDRGRDKLLWMIIEAGEIADVIKKKGDKMIMDDIDVRNNFIEEMCDTLMYFNDVMLCYDISPQELEKVYLQKHQANMERW